Proteins from one Pseudoliparis swirei isolate HS2019 ecotype Mariana Trench chromosome 22, NWPU_hadal_v1, whole genome shotgun sequence genomic window:
- the gem gene encoding GTP-binding protein GEM, which translates to MLSTVRRHSLRLQTELHRWSISDPGSHLLPASLLARGVPARIFRSKSCTSYAGESAGSRGSWSSSDSVISTDSAGDTAEPGSPYRVVLLGASGVGKTAFARIFAGAADSMDSDDCELCGDDVCEKEIEVDGEPATITLLDTWEAETGHGCAQEHDMQAGDAYLLLYSVTDRASFLRASELRITLRRVSPTQHTPIILVGNKCDLVRRREVSLSEGRACAAVFDCKFIETSAAMQHNVWEAFHGMVRQLRLRRDTKAANRRRRHPRCHTRRESLPMKAKRFLDKVMAKKNPNVAFWLKSKSCHDLSVL; encoded by the exons ATGCTGTCCACCGTGCGCCGCCACAGCCTCCGCCTGCAGACGGAGCTCCACCGGTGGAGCATCAGCGACCCGGGCAGCCACCTGCTCCCCGCCAGCCTCCTGGCTCGGGGGGTCCCCGCGCGCATCTTCCGGTCCAAGTCCTGCACGAGCTACGCCGGGGAGTCGGCCGGGAGCCGCGGGAGCTGGTCGTCCTCGGACTCGGTCATCTCCACCGACTCCGCCGGGGACACCGCGGAACCCGGGAGCCCGTACCGGGTGGTGCTGCTAGGGGCCAGCGGGGTCGGCAAAACCGCCTTCGCCCGCATCTTCGCCGGGGCAGCGGACAGCATGGACAGCGACGACTGCGAGCTGTGTGGAG ATGACGTCTGTGAAAAGGAAATTGAAGTGGATGGAGAGCCTGCAACGATCACTCTGCTTGACACGTGGGAGGCCGAG ACTGGCCACGGGTGTGCTCAGGAGCACGACATGCAGGCAGGCGACGCCTACCTGTTGCTGTACTCTGTAACTGACCGGGCCTCCTTCCTGCGAGCCTCCGAGCTCCGGATCACCCTGCGGCGCGTCAGTCCCACGCAGCACACACCCATCATCCTGGTGGGGAACAAGTGTGACCTGGTGCGACGCAGAGAGGTGTCGCTCAGCG AGGGTCGCGCCTGTGCAGCTGTGTTCGACTGCAAGTTCATCGAAACCTCAGCCGCGATGCAGCACAACGTCTGGGAAGCGTTTCACGGCATGGTGCGACAGCTGCGTCTACGCCGAGACACCAAGGCGGCGAACAGGCGCCGGCGGCACCCACGCTGTCACACACGGCGCGAGAGCCTTCCCATGAAGGCCAAACGCTTCCTCGACAAGGTGATGGCCAAGAAAAATCCCAATGTGGCGTTCTGGTTGAAATCCAAGTCCTGCCATGATCTTTCTGTGCTGTAG